The Streptomyces sp. HUAS CB01 genome has a segment encoding these proteins:
- the rph gene encoding ribonuclease PH → MSRIDGRTPEQLRPVTIERGWSKHAEGSVLIAFGDTKVFCTASVTEGVPRWRKGSGEGWVTAEYSMLPRSTNTRGDRESVRGRIGGRTHEISRLIGRSLRAVIDYKALGENTIVLDCDVLQADGGTRTAAITGAYVALADAVSWAQAHKLVKAGRKPLTGTVAAVSVGIVDGTPLLDLCYEEDVRAETDMNVVCTGDGRFVEVQGTAEAEPFDRKELNALLDLATGGCADLAALQTAALATALGE, encoded by the coding sequence ATGTCTCGTATCGACGGCCGCACCCCCGAACAGCTCCGCCCCGTCACCATCGAACGCGGATGGAGCAAGCACGCAGAGGGCTCCGTCCTCATCGCGTTCGGCGACACCAAGGTCTTCTGCACCGCCTCCGTCACCGAAGGCGTCCCCCGCTGGCGCAAGGGCAGCGGCGAAGGCTGGGTCACCGCCGAGTACTCCATGCTGCCGCGCTCCACCAACACCCGCGGCGACCGCGAGTCCGTCCGCGGCAGGATCGGCGGCCGCACCCACGAGATCTCCCGGCTCATCGGCCGGTCCCTGCGCGCCGTCATCGACTACAAAGCCCTCGGCGAGAACACCATCGTCCTCGACTGCGACGTCCTCCAGGCCGACGGCGGCACCCGCACCGCCGCCATCACCGGCGCCTACGTCGCCCTCGCCGACGCCGTCTCCTGGGCCCAGGCCCACAAGCTCGTCAAAGCCGGCCGCAAGCCCCTCACCGGCACCGTCGCCGCCGTTTCCGTCGGCATCGTCGACGGCACGCCCCTCCTCGACCTCTGCTACGAGGAGGACGTCCGCGCTGAGACCGACATGAACGTCGTCTGCACCGGCGACGGCCGCTTCGTCGAGGTCCAGGGCACCGCCGAGGCCGAACCCTTCGACCGCAAGGAGCTCAACGCGCTCCTCGACCTCGCCACCGGCGGCTGCGCCGACCTCGCCGCCCTCCAGACCGCCGCCCTCGCCACCGCACTCGGCGAGTGA
- a CDS encoding PTS glucose/sucrose transporter subunit IIB has product MASKAEKIVAGLGGIENIEEVEGCITRLRTEVVDPGKVDEAALKAAGAHGVVKMGTAIQVVIGTDADPIAADIEDMM; this is encoded by the coding sequence ATGGCCAGCAAGGCTGAGAAGATCGTCGCCGGGCTCGGCGGTATCGAGAACATCGAAGAGGTCGAGGGCTGCATCACCCGCCTCCGCACCGAGGTCGTGGACCCGGGCAAGGTCGACGAAGCCGCGCTGAAGGCCGCCGGCGCCCACGGCGTCGTCAAGATGGGCACCGCCATCCAGGTCGTCATCGGCACCGACGCCGACCCCATCGCCGCGGACATCGAAGACATGATGTGA
- a CDS encoding ABC transporter permease, with translation MRLYAVVVAGGFRRYATYRIATAAGVFTNTVFGFIMAYTYIALWDERPRLGGYDLSQAVTYVWLGQALLMTCAMMGGGFEDELIERIRTGDIAIDLYRPADLQLFWLAGDLGRAAFHLLGRGAVPLLLGALAFDLALPTSPLPWLAFLTAVVLGVVVSFALRYLAALSAFWLMDGAGVLQFTWLAGLFFSGMLLPLTLFPGALGELARLLPWSSLLQIPADVLLGKRTGWGLVHAYAFQLGWAAALLGAGRILQSAATRRVVVQGG, from the coding sequence GTGCGGCTCTACGCAGTCGTCGTGGCAGGTGGCTTCCGGCGCTATGCGACGTACCGGATCGCGACGGCGGCGGGCGTCTTCACCAACACCGTCTTCGGCTTCATCATGGCCTACACCTATATCGCCCTCTGGGACGAACGCCCTCGGCTCGGCGGCTACGACCTCTCCCAGGCCGTCACCTATGTGTGGCTGGGCCAGGCGCTACTGATGACCTGCGCCATGATGGGCGGCGGCTTCGAGGACGAACTCATCGAACGCATCCGCACCGGCGACATCGCCATCGACCTCTACCGCCCCGCCGACCTCCAACTGTTCTGGCTCGCGGGCGACCTGGGCCGCGCCGCCTTCCACCTCCTCGGCCGCGGCGCCGTCCCCCTGCTGCTCGGCGCCCTCGCCTTCGACCTCGCGCTGCCCACGTCGCCGCTCCCCTGGCTGGCCTTCCTCACCGCCGTGGTCCTGGGCGTCGTCGTCAGCTTCGCCCTCCGCTACCTCGCCGCCCTCTCGGCGTTCTGGCTCATGGACGGCGCCGGCGTCCTCCAGTTCACCTGGCTGGCCGGGCTGTTCTTCTCCGGCATGCTGCTGCCTCTCACCCTCTTCCCCGGTGCCCTCGGCGAACTCGCCCGCCTCCTCCCCTGGTCCTCGCTGCTCCAGATCCCCGCCGACGTCCTCCTCGGCAAACGCACCGGCTGGGGACTCGTCCACGCCTACGCCTTCCAGCTGGGGTGGGCGGCCGCGCTCCTCGGCGCCGGCCGGATCCTGCAGTCGGCCGCCACGAGAAGGGTGGTCGTCCAAGGTGGCTGA
- a CDS encoding HNH endonuclease signature motif containing protein has product MSRHFLGDDVPHPPRRAYPRAGDRPPAAELAAAVSASSSLAEVLRRLLRPDNTSRRTNLKRWIADDGLGTDHFLGQAHMRGRPGTRARRATAVLVKRESGRRTRTPHLRRALREIGVPDECAGCGTGPEWFGRAMTLEVDHINGDRLDDRPGNLRLLCPNCHATTATWCRGGRRPGT; this is encoded by the coding sequence ATGAGCCGGCACTTCCTCGGCGACGACGTGCCGCACCCTCCGCGGCGCGCCTACCCCAGGGCGGGCGACCGGCCCCCGGCGGCGGAACTGGCCGCAGCCGTCAGCGCCTCGTCCTCACTGGCCGAGGTGCTGCGCCGCCTGCTGCGGCCCGACAACACCAGCCGGCGCACGAACCTCAAGCGGTGGATCGCGGACGACGGTCTCGGCACCGACCACTTCCTCGGCCAGGCGCACATGAGGGGCAGACCGGGAACCCGGGCGCGGCGCGCCACGGCGGTCCTGGTGAAGCGGGAATCGGGTCGGCGCACCAGAACTCCGCACCTGCGGCGTGCGCTCCGGGAGATCGGCGTACCCGACGAGTGCGCCGGCTGCGGCACCGGCCCCGAGTGGTTCGGGCGGGCCATGACGCTCGAGGTCGACCACATCAACGGCGACCGGCTGGACGACCGCCCCGGCAATCTGCGCCTGCTCTGCCCCAACTGCCACGCGACCACCGCCACATGGTGCCGGGGTGGCCGCCGCCCCGGCACCTGA
- a CDS encoding ABC transporter permease → MRTLRSGLRAYGLIAAMWMRSTMTYRASFAMTALANLAATSFDFVVILLMFAHVDTLAGYSLPEIALLYGAAGTAFGLADLAMGSMDRLGRRVRDGTLDTLLVRPAPVLAQVAADRFALRRLGRITQGLLVLGYALLALDIAWTPLKAAMVPMMLLSGATIFAAVFVAGAAFQFVAQDAAEVQNSFTYGGNTLLQYPPTVFAKDLVRGVTFVVPLAFVNWLPALYVLGQPYPLDLPHWLAFTPPLVAAVCCALAGAAWRAGLRTYRSTGS, encoded by the coding sequence CTGCGCACACTGCGCTCCGGACTGCGCGCCTACGGACTCATCGCCGCCATGTGGATGCGCTCCACCATGACCTACCGCGCCTCCTTCGCCATGACCGCGCTCGCCAACCTCGCCGCCACGTCCTTCGACTTCGTCGTCATCCTGCTGATGTTCGCGCACGTCGACACCCTCGCCGGATACAGCCTCCCGGAGATCGCCCTCCTCTACGGAGCGGCCGGAACCGCCTTCGGCCTCGCCGACCTCGCCATGGGCTCCATGGACCGGCTCGGGCGACGCGTGCGCGACGGCACGCTCGACACCCTCCTCGTACGACCCGCCCCCGTACTCGCCCAGGTCGCCGCCGACCGCTTCGCCCTCCGCCGCCTCGGCCGCATCACCCAGGGCCTGCTCGTCCTCGGCTACGCCCTCCTCGCCCTGGACATCGCCTGGACCCCGCTCAAGGCCGCCATGGTGCCGATGATGCTGCTCAGCGGAGCCACGATCTTCGCCGCCGTGTTCGTGGCCGGCGCCGCCTTCCAGTTCGTCGCCCAGGACGCCGCCGAAGTGCAGAACTCCTTCACCTACGGCGGCAACACCCTGCTCCAGTACCCGCCCACCGTCTTCGCCAAGGACCTCGTGCGGGGCGTCACCTTCGTCGTACCGCTCGCCTTCGTCAACTGGCTGCCCGCGCTCTACGTCCTCGGACAGCCCTATCCGCTCGACCTGCCCCACTGGCTCGCCTTCACGCCACCGCTCGTCGCCGCCGTGTGCTGCGCGCTCGCCGGGGCCGCGTGGCGGGCGGGCCTCCGTACGTACCGCAGCACCGGGAGCTGA
- the rdgB gene encoding RdgB/HAM1 family non-canonical purine NTP pyrophosphatase gives MTRLILATRNPGKITELHAILADAGLSHELVGADAYPDIPDVKETGVTFAENALLKAHALAQATGHPAVADDSGLCVDVLGGAPGIFSARWSGTHGDDTANLELLLAQLSDISEEHRAAHFACAAALALPDGTERVVEGRLRGTLRHAPAGTNGFGYDPILQPDGETRTCAQLSPEEKNAISHRGRAFRALVPVVRELLG, from the coding sequence ATGACCCGCCTGATCCTCGCCACCCGCAACCCCGGGAAGATCACCGAGCTCCACGCGATCCTCGCCGACGCCGGACTCAGCCACGAACTCGTCGGCGCCGACGCCTACCCCGACATCCCCGACGTCAAGGAAACCGGCGTCACCTTCGCCGAGAACGCCCTGCTCAAGGCGCACGCCCTCGCCCAGGCCACCGGCCACCCCGCCGTCGCCGACGACTCCGGCCTCTGCGTCGACGTCCTCGGCGGCGCCCCGGGCATCTTCTCCGCGCGCTGGTCCGGCACCCACGGCGACGACACGGCCAACCTCGAACTGCTGCTCGCCCAGCTCTCCGACATCTCCGAGGAACACCGCGCCGCCCACTTCGCCTGCGCGGCCGCCCTCGCCCTCCCCGACGGCACGGAACGCGTGGTCGAGGGCCGCCTGCGCGGGACCCTCCGCCACGCCCCGGCCGGCACGAACGGCTTCGGTTACGACCCGATCCTCCAGCCGGACGGCGAGACGCGGACGTGCGCGCAGTTGAGCCCGGAGGAGAAGAACGCGATCAGCCACCGGGGGAGGGCGTTCCGGGCGCTGGTGCCGGTGGTGCGGGAACTGCTGGGCTGA
- a CDS encoding PTS transporter subunit EIIC, with product MTTATVDTAPPAKKWGSGLFQGLQKVGRSLQLPIAVLPAAGILLRLGQPDVFGKEGLGWDKVASVFATAGDAVFANLPLLFCIGVAIGFAKKSDGSTALAALVGFLVYKNVLTAFPVTEAVVNTTANKGVDVAATYNNPGVLGGIVMGLLSAVLWQRYHRTKLVDWLGFFNGRRLVPIIMAFVGVLVGVFFGLVWEPVGNVISDFGTWMTGLGAGGAGLFGLINRALIPIGMHQFVNTVAWFQIGDFTNAAGEVVHGDLHRFFAGDPEAGLFMTGFFPIMMFGLPAAALAIAHTARPERRKAVTGMMLSLALTSFVTGVTEPIEFSFMFIAPLLYAIHALLTAVSMAVTWAFGVHAGFTFSAGLIDLGLGWNKATNPWLIIPIGLCFAVVYYVVFRFAITRFNLPTPGRESDEELAELEKAEAK from the coding sequence GTGACCACGGCCACCGTCGACACGGCGCCACCCGCGAAGAAATGGGGCTCCGGCCTGTTCCAGGGCCTGCAGAAGGTGGGCCGCAGTCTGCAGCTGCCCATCGCCGTGCTGCCGGCGGCGGGCATCCTGCTGCGCCTCGGCCAGCCCGACGTCTTCGGCAAGGAGGGCCTCGGCTGGGACAAGGTCGCCTCGGTGTTCGCCACCGCCGGCGACGCCGTCTTCGCCAACCTGCCCCTGCTGTTCTGCATAGGCGTCGCGATCGGCTTCGCCAAGAAGTCGGACGGGTCCACCGCGCTCGCGGCACTGGTCGGCTTCCTCGTCTACAAGAACGTCCTCACGGCGTTCCCGGTGACCGAGGCCGTGGTCAACACCACCGCCAACAAGGGTGTCGACGTCGCCGCGACGTACAACAACCCCGGTGTCCTCGGCGGCATCGTCATGGGTCTGCTCTCCGCGGTGCTGTGGCAGCGCTACCACCGTACGAAGCTGGTGGACTGGCTCGGCTTCTTCAACGGCCGCCGGCTCGTGCCGATCATCATGGCCTTCGTCGGCGTGCTCGTCGGCGTCTTCTTCGGTCTCGTCTGGGAGCCGGTCGGCAACGTCATCTCCGACTTCGGCACCTGGATGACCGGCCTGGGCGCGGGCGGCGCCGGACTGTTCGGCCTGATCAACCGGGCGCTGATCCCGATCGGTATGCACCAGTTCGTGAACACCGTCGCCTGGTTCCAGATCGGCGACTTCACGAACGCCGCCGGCGAGGTCGTCCACGGCGACCTGCACCGCTTCTTCGCCGGTGACCCGGAGGCCGGTCTGTTCATGACGGGCTTCTTCCCGATCATGATGTTCGGTCTTCCGGCCGCCGCCCTGGCCATCGCGCACACGGCCCGCCCGGAGCGCCGCAAGGCCGTCACCGGCATGATGCTGTCGCTGGCGCTGACGTCGTTCGTCACCGGTGTGACCGAGCCGATCGAGTTCTCGTTCATGTTCATCGCGCCGCTGCTGTACGCGATCCACGCGCTCCTCACCGCCGTCTCGATGGCTGTGACCTGGGCGTTCGGCGTCCACGCGGGCTTCACCTTCTCCGCCGGCCTGATCGACCTGGGGCTGGGCTGGAACAAGGCGACGAACCCCTGGCTGATCATCCCGATCGGTCTGTGCTTCGCGGTGGTCTACTACGTGGTCTTCCGCTTCGCGATCACCAGGTTCAACCTCCCGACGCCGGGCCGCGAGTCCGACGAGGAACTGGCCGAGCTCGAGAAGGCCGAGGCCAAGTAG
- a CDS encoding PTS transporter subunit EIIC yields the protein MSTESAAVPRPTWRHRSFQVLQKMGRSLQLPIAVLPAAGILNRLGQPDVFGDQGLGWTNVAKVMDGAGGALLDSGLGLPMLFCVGVAIGMAKKADGSTALAAVAGFLVYYGVIQQFPEECVDPATPAATGCRAVDGSITAFTYQNPGVFGGIVMGLTTAYIWQRYHRTKLVDWLGFFNGRRLVPIIMSFVAIAFAALCLWVWPPIGAGLESFSNWLQDLGSWGAGIFGVANRALLVVGLHQFLNVPLWFQFGSYTKPDGTVVHGDINMFLNGDPNAGLFTTGFFPIMMFALPAAALAITHCAKPHRRAEVGGLMMSAALTSFVTGITEPLEYSFMFVAPVLYAIHAVLTGVSMAVTWALGVKDGFSFSAGFIDYVINWGLATRPWLIVPIGLGFAAVYYAIFRFAITKFDIRTPGREPDEIGDEMEREVTK from the coding sequence ATGAGCACCGAGAGCGCGGCCGTACCGCGGCCGACGTGGCGGCACAGGTCGTTCCAGGTGCTCCAGAAGATGGGGCGCAGCCTGCAGCTCCCCATCGCCGTGCTGCCCGCGGCCGGCATCCTCAACCGCCTCGGGCAGCCGGACGTCTTCGGAGACCAGGGTCTCGGCTGGACGAACGTCGCCAAGGTGATGGACGGGGCCGGAGGGGCGCTGCTGGATTCCGGCCTCGGCCTCCCGATGCTCTTCTGCGTGGGCGTCGCGATCGGCATGGCGAAGAAGGCGGACGGCTCGACGGCGCTCGCCGCGGTGGCGGGTTTCCTCGTGTACTACGGCGTGATCCAGCAGTTCCCGGAGGAGTGCGTCGATCCCGCGACGCCGGCGGCGACCGGCTGCCGGGCCGTGGACGGTTCGATCACGGCCTTCACGTACCAGAACCCCGGTGTCTTCGGCGGGATCGTGATGGGGCTGACGACCGCCTACATCTGGCAGCGCTATCACCGTACGAAGCTGGTGGACTGGCTCGGCTTCTTCAACGGCCGCCGGTTGGTGCCGATCATCATGTCGTTCGTCGCGATCGCGTTCGCCGCGCTGTGCCTGTGGGTCTGGCCGCCGATCGGCGCGGGGCTGGAGAGCTTCAGCAACTGGCTGCAGGACCTGGGGTCGTGGGGCGCCGGCATCTTCGGGGTGGCGAACCGGGCACTGCTGGTGGTGGGGCTGCACCAGTTCCTGAACGTGCCGCTGTGGTTCCAGTTCGGCTCGTACACCAAGCCGGACGGCACGGTGGTGCACGGCGACATCAACATGTTCCTGAACGGGGACCCGAACGCGGGCCTGTTCACCACGGGCTTCTTCCCGATCATGATGTTCGCCCTGCCGGCCGCGGCGCTGGCGATCACGCACTGCGCGAAGCCGCACCGGCGTGCGGAGGTGGGCGGCCTGATGATGTCGGCGGCGCTGACGTCGTTCGTCACGGGCATCACGGAGCCGCTGGAGTACTCGTTCATGTTCGTCGCACCCGTGCTGTACGCGATCCACGCGGTGCTCACCGGTGTCTCGATGGCCGTGACCTGGGCACTGGGCGTCAAGGACGGCTTCTCCTTCTCGGCGGGCTTCATCGACTACGTGATCAACTGGGGCCTGGCGACGAGACCGTGGCTCATCGTGCCGATCGGCCTGGGCTTCGCGGCGGTGTACTACGCGATCTTCCGCTTCGCGATCACCAAGTTCGACATCAGGACGCCGGGGCGCGAGCCGGACGAGATCGGTGACGAGATGGAGCGCGAGGTCACGAAGTAG
- a CDS encoding HNH endonuclease, with protein sequence MPESPHTRERLTEAARTSRTLSEALGKLGVEARGASRRYVHDRMKRMGVDTSHFEREGARWTKDVLEPVVAVSTSVTEVLRRLGLDVVGGHHANISRRIRGYGIDTSHFVTPSRAGAGGDSKKPGGLLVEQPRENARRTAGRRLRRALAEAGVPERCALCGTGPEWRGRPLPLEVDHIDGNWHDNRPENLRLLCPNCHSATDNYRGRGKARRREPR encoded by the coding sequence ATGCCGGAGAGCCCGCACACACGAGAACGCCTGACGGAGGCGGCGAGGACGTCGCGGACGCTGTCCGAGGCACTGGGGAAGCTGGGGGTGGAGGCGCGGGGGGCTTCACGGCGGTACGTCCACGACCGGATGAAGCGGATGGGTGTGGACACCTCGCACTTCGAGCGCGAGGGAGCCCGGTGGACGAAGGACGTCCTCGAACCCGTGGTCGCGGTCTCGACCAGCGTCACCGAGGTTCTGCGCCGGCTCGGCCTGGACGTGGTCGGCGGCCACCACGCCAACATCAGCCGGCGGATCCGGGGCTACGGCATCGACACCTCGCACTTCGTCACGCCGTCGAGGGCAGGCGCGGGCGGGGATTCGAAGAAGCCCGGAGGGCTCCTGGTGGAACAGCCCCGGGAGAACGCCCGGCGGACCGCCGGCCGTCGATTGCGACGCGCCCTGGCCGAGGCGGGCGTACCGGAGCGGTGCGCGCTCTGCGGGACCGGACCCGAGTGGCGCGGGCGTCCGCTGCCCCTGGAGGTCGATCACATCGACGGCAACTGGCACGACAACCGTCCCGAGAACCTGCGCCTGCTCTGCCCCAACTGCCACTCGGCGACGGACAACTACCGGGGACGCGGCAAAGCCCGGCGCCGGGAGCCCCGATGA
- a CDS encoding DUF1707 SHOCT-like domain-containing protein, producing MTSDLPDMRASDAERERIAERLRDAVAEGRLDMDEFEERLDAAYKARTHGELEPLVRDLPAPGGSPALPLANPAPGAGAADYARRIGQPATSKGAFAFWSGFGRKGTWTVARRFTAVVLQGGGEIDLREAGFEDRDVVIRCFTVMGGIQVTVPPDMHVDVRGFGFMGGFGETGPGGDPDDIAPGSPRVTVTGFALMGGVGVERKLRKADRQRLKEARRRERLEKREGGGARDELE from the coding sequence ATGACGAGCGACCTTCCGGACATGCGGGCCTCCGACGCCGAGCGGGAGCGGATCGCCGAACGACTGCGGGACGCCGTCGCCGAGGGCCGCCTCGACATGGACGAGTTCGAGGAGCGGCTCGACGCCGCCTACAAGGCACGCACGCACGGGGAACTGGAACCCCTCGTCCGGGACCTCCCCGCCCCGGGCGGCAGCCCGGCGCTTCCACTCGCCAACCCGGCGCCGGGCGCAGGCGCCGCGGACTACGCACGGCGCATCGGCCAACCCGCCACCTCCAAGGGCGCGTTCGCCTTCTGGAGCGGCTTCGGCCGCAAGGGCACCTGGACCGTCGCCCGCAGATTCACCGCCGTCGTCCTGCAGGGCGGCGGCGAGATCGACCTGCGGGAGGCCGGCTTCGAGGACCGGGACGTCGTCATCCGCTGCTTCACGGTCATGGGCGGCATCCAGGTCACCGTGCCCCCGGACATGCACGTCGACGTCAGGGGCTTCGGCTTCATGGGCGGCTTCGGCGAGACGGGCCCCGGCGGCGACCCGGACGACATCGCCCCCGGCTCACCCCGGGTGACCGTCACCGGCTTCGCCCTGATGGGCGGCGTCGGCGTCGAGCGCAAGCTCCGCAAGGCCGACAGACAGCGCCTCAAGGAGGCCCGCCGGCGGGAACGGCTGGAGAAGCGCGAGGGCGGCGGGGCACGGGACGAGCTGGAGTAG
- a CDS encoding DUF2268 domain-containing protein, with protein sequence MSITVLDTCSAMRRILLAPVADRVDLLRSMLEPTRGMYRYHPGEVDLVAMHLEASGFPIDRDEERCLDALETLAAAGAWERMQRALDDALTVLLEATPGLGSPDITVLFVLGDPGDGHFMGPCQGVTGFGGIPGHIVITLWPFPENVERLEATAVHELHHNLRFGPGGVVWDPMTVTVGDHIVSEGLADAFARQLYGDELGPTRIGVPHLRDDQIFAKVLPGLDVTGMQNFTAWVHGDPSAERFGLAPVGLPMGAGYAAGNRLVDTYLAATGQTAAQALHADSSEIIAATLRRG encoded by the coding sequence ATGTCGATCACTGTTCTTGACACCTGCTCCGCCATGAGGCGGATCCTGCTGGCCCCGGTCGCGGACCGCGTTGACCTGCTGCGTTCGATGCTGGAGCCCACCAGGGGCATGTACCGCTACCACCCCGGCGAGGTCGACCTGGTGGCCATGCACCTCGAAGCGTCCGGGTTCCCCATCGACCGCGACGAGGAGCGTTGCCTCGACGCGCTCGAAACCCTGGCGGCGGCCGGGGCCTGGGAGCGAATGCAACGCGCCCTCGACGACGCTCTCACCGTGCTGCTGGAGGCGACGCCGGGGCTGGGGTCCCCGGACATCACCGTGCTGTTCGTGCTCGGCGATCCGGGTGACGGGCACTTCATGGGTCCTTGCCAAGGAGTGACCGGGTTCGGCGGCATCCCGGGCCACATCGTGATCACGCTCTGGCCCTTCCCCGAGAACGTGGAACGGCTGGAGGCCACCGCCGTGCACGAACTCCACCACAACCTGCGGTTCGGCCCGGGCGGGGTTGTGTGGGACCCGATGACCGTCACGGTCGGCGATCACATCGTCTCCGAGGGCCTGGCCGACGCCTTCGCCCGACAGCTCTACGGCGACGAGCTCGGCCCCACCCGCATCGGCGTGCCGCACCTGCGCGACGACCAGATCTTCGCCAAAGTGCTCCCCGGGCTCGACGTGACAGGCATGCAGAACTTCACTGCCTGGGTGCACGGCGACCCCAGCGCCGAGCGCTTCGGCCTCGCCCCGGTGGGACTGCCGATGGGCGCCGGGTACGCCGCGGGCAACCGGCTGGTGGACACCTACCTGGCGGCGACCGGGCAGACGGCGGCGCAGGCCCTGCACGCCGACAGCTCGGAGATCATCGCCGCCACGCTCCGCCGCGGGTAA
- a CDS encoding ABC transporter ATP-binding protein: protein MTEEATDTAHPVRTANLIELEGVEKVFDVRRRSGLLRREKTRVRAVDGISFTVPRGEMVGYIGPNGAGKSTTIKMLTGILTPSGGRLRVAGIDPSRERTRLARRIGVVFGQRTTLWWDLPLIDSYRLVHRMYRIPDARYRQNLERCVELLDLGALLDVPVRQLSLGQRMRGDIAAALLHDPEVLYLDEPTIGLDVVSKAKVREFLRDLNAERATTVLLTTHDLTDIEQLCKRVMVIDHGRLVYDGTLAGLHEIAPGERTLVVDLERRLPPIEVAGARPVRVEGPRQWLAFPASASAAPIVAALAADYPLVDLSVREPDIEAVIAKMYAERSTAP, encoded by the coding sequence GTGACCGAGGAAGCCACCGACACCGCGCACCCCGTCCGGACCGCGAACCTGATCGAACTGGAAGGCGTGGAGAAGGTCTTCGACGTACGCCGCAGATCGGGCCTGCTGCGCCGCGAGAAGACACGCGTACGAGCCGTCGACGGCATCAGCTTCACCGTGCCGCGCGGCGAGATGGTCGGCTACATCGGACCCAACGGCGCCGGGAAGTCCACCACCATCAAGATGCTGACGGGCATTCTGACCCCCAGCGGAGGCCGGCTGCGCGTCGCCGGGATCGACCCGTCACGCGAACGCACCCGGCTCGCCCGGCGCATCGGCGTGGTCTTCGGGCAGCGCACGACGCTCTGGTGGGACCTGCCGCTCATCGACTCGTACCGGCTCGTGCACCGCATGTACCGGATCCCGGACGCGCGCTACCGGCAGAACCTGGAGCGCTGCGTCGAACTGCTGGACCTCGGCGCCCTGCTGGACGTACCCGTACGCCAGCTCTCCCTCGGACAGCGCATGCGCGGCGACATCGCCGCGGCCCTGCTGCACGACCCCGAAGTGCTGTACCTCGACGAACCCACCATCGGCCTCGACGTCGTCTCCAAGGCGAAGGTGCGCGAGTTCCTGCGCGACCTCAACGCCGAACGCGCCACGACCGTCCTCCTCACCACCCACGACCTCACCGACATCGAGCAACTGTGCAAACGCGTCATGGTCATCGACCACGGGCGGCTCGTCTACGACGGCACCCTCGCCGGACTCCACGAGATCGCGCCGGGCGAGCGCACCCTCGTCGTGGACCTCGAACGCCGGCTCCCGCCCATCGAGGTGGCGGGCGCACGCCCGGTACGGGTCGAGGGTCCGCGCCAGTGGCTGGCCTTCCCGGCCTCGGCCTCGGCGGCACCGATCGTCGCGGCCCTCGCCGCCGACTACCCGCTGGTGGACCTGTCGGTGCGGGAGCCCGACATCGAGGCCGTGATCGCGAAGATGTACGCGGAGCGTTCGACGGCGCCGTGA
- a CDS encoding MerR family transcriptional regulator, whose translation MEWTIQELATRAGITSRTLRHYDRVGLLAPSRVGANGYRYYDPGAVARLQRILLMRRLGMGLPAIAKVLADEVDRCDGLRAHIAALEEERERIERQIRSGRHTLEALQAGAEPQLDVMLAGFNDGYRDEVISRWGERAFQVSNDWWHGKSLDQQRAWKQATEDLVAAWVAAVKAGVSPTSEHAQSLAARHVQWLSQIPGTPTAEGDRERSIEMVKGLGDMYVDDPRFAGMYDDAAGATFVRDALQAYARTRM comes from the coding sequence ATGGAGTGGACGATCCAGGAACTCGCGACGAGGGCCGGCATCACCAGCCGCACCCTGCGTCACTACGACCGCGTCGGGCTCTTGGCTCCGTCCCGGGTCGGCGCGAACGGGTACCGCTACTACGACCCGGGCGCGGTCGCCCGGCTCCAGCGGATCCTCCTCATGCGTCGGCTCGGCATGGGCTTGCCGGCCATCGCCAAGGTCCTGGCCGACGAGGTGGACAGGTGCGACGGGCTCCGCGCCCATATCGCCGCGCTGGAAGAGGAGCGGGAGCGCATCGAACGGCAGATCCGGTCCGGGCGTCACACGCTGGAGGCCCTGCAGGCGGGGGCGGAACCGCAGCTGGACGTGATGTTGGCGGGGTTCAACGACGGCTACAGGGACGAGGTGATCTCACGCTGGGGCGAGCGCGCGTTCCAAGTGAGCAACGACTGGTGGCACGGCAAGTCCCTTGACCAGCAGCGGGCCTGGAAGCAGGCCACCGAGGACCTCGTCGCCGCATGGGTCGCCGCGGTGAAGGCCGGGGTTTCTCCGACTTCGGAACACGCTCAGTCACTGGCTGCCCGGCACGTCCAGTGGCTGAGTCAGATCCCGGGTACCCCCACGGCCGAGGGCGACCGGGAGCGCTCGATCGAGATGGTGAAGGGTCTGGGGGACATGTACGTCGACGACCCTCGCTTCGCCGGCATGTACGACGATGCCGCGGGGGCGACGTTCGTCCGCGACGCGCTGCAGGCGTACGCGCGGACCCGGATGTAG